The sequence GCCGGACAGCGAGCGAAGCGCGGCGACCACCTCGCCCGGCTCTCCGGCCGACGTGAGCAAGGCCGTCGCCGCCGTATCCAGTCGGAGAGCGCCGACCAGTCGCTCGAGCTCCTCGTCTGCACCGAGCGGGTCGGGGTTCGCGCCCTGGAGGAGACCGAGTAACTGGGCCGGCGAGCGGCCTGTCCATTCTTGCGCGTGCACGAGGAAGTCGCCCACAGGCAGGAGCGCCGGCACGTTGAAGAGGTGATGGATGTACGCCCCATGGATCTGGTTCTCGCGGCAGCGATCGATGTATGCGAGGAGCGCTGGCGTGTCGAGCGCCGCCGGGTCAACCGCGAGCAGCGCGAGGTGAGCCCGGATCACCGCGGGCTTCACTTCTCGGTCCCAGCGCTCGAGGTCCTCACGCCAGAGCTTGCGTTCGAACACGGTCGCGCTCGTCTCGAGTCGGCGCCGAATCATTGGGTGACTGCGCGCGAGCTCGTCCCACACCTCTTTCGGAGGGTGACCGACTGCCTCGCTTGGCGCGCCGACGGCACGTGCGCAGTAGTACGGGAACCCGTTGACGAAGCCCGCCTCCAGGTACTCGAGCAGCGATCCGTAGCGGCGGAGGCTCTCGCCGAAGCCGCGTTCGAACGGCTCGGGAAAGATCTCCGCTTGGAAGCGGGTCACCGGCCGCGTCCAATGAGTCGGGTCGAGGAACCACGATCCCGGACCGGGTGGGGCGAAGGTTTGCTCAGCGACGAGTGTCATCATTACCAACCTCCTTCATGCTTGCCGGATTGCGGCGAAGTTCGTCCGTCAGCACGCGTACGGCCCAGGCGGCGGCCTTGCCGGCCTCCTGGCCCTCGAGGCCCCACTGGTCGCGCATCGCCTGCCACGCGGGCGCGCTCACGAGCAGGTAGATCACCCCAAGGGCGCGTTGGCGCTCGGCCGGCCCGAGCCCGTCGGTGACCTCCCGCATCGCCTTCTCGAACGTCGCCAGTCGCCGGCGCCGCGTGCGGGCCCGGATCTCCTGTCCGCGCTTGGACAGGAGGGCGCGGATCAGCGGCGCTCGCTCGTCGTACATGCGATAGAGCGCAGGCGCCATCTCGCGGACGCCCTCGAGCGTGTCTGGGTAGGAAAGGAGGACGACCCGGAGGTGCTCCTCCGCCCATTCACCGAACTCGTCGAAGAGCGCCTCCTTGGTCGGAAAGTGCCGGTAGACGGTACGGACCGACACGCGGGCGCGCACGGCGACAAGCGGAACGGTGACCTCGTTGACCTCCTCGTCCGCCAGCACATCTGCCGTCGCCTCCAGTATCCGAAGGCGCGTCTGCTCCATCTGTTCTGCGCGGAGCGGGCTTTCGTACGTGGTTGTGCTCATGGCAGCACAATAATCATGTCACTTTATCGTGTCAAGAAGGCACGTTGGCATGTCGTCAATTACCGCACCCCATGATGCCGTGGCAAAGCCGATTGAAAATCGTGAATCTCTACGCTGCATCGCGACCAGTCCCGCGGCTCTGCGTCGTGCGCGTGCCAGCCCGTTAGCCGCGACATGGACCGCAAGGGGCTCAGAGCCGCGGGGCCGGTGACAGGCTCCAGTCGGCCAACACCGGACGATCCCGACCATCGAAGTTGACCTAAGCATCGCCGAGATTCCCTACGAGTCGGGAGCCTTCAAGTTCCGCTAGACGCGGGGCGTGCCACTACTCGACATCCGCGTGAATTTTCAAAGTCAAGCCCGTGCGCTTGATGTCGTTCACGAAGACTGTTCGAGCGTCCGGCATCAGCGCACTCGGTGCAACCCCGCAGCTGGCACGTAGCGCCTGCCGACACAACTGCTGGCGGACCGAGCGCGGGCCACGAAAAGTGCTTGACCCTCTCGTAACGGCACGGTCTAGGATGCCTTCAACTTGAGAGGGAAGGCATGTTTTTAAGGATTGGTGAACTGGCCCGGCGCACCGGGCTGACGGTGCGCGCATTGCGGCACTATGACGACATCGCCCTGCTGGTGCCGTCCAAAAGGTCCAGTAGCGGCTACCGTCTATACGGCCGGAAAGACGTGGCGCGGCTTTACCGCATCCAGGCGCTGCGGCGCCTCGACCTGTCGCTCACCGACATACAAGGCCTGCTCGACAACGCGGCCGGCGGGGTTTCGGAAATCGTGGCCCGGCAGGTGGCGCAACTCGACCGCGAAATCCTGCAGGCATCGGCGCTGCGCACCCATCTGCTCACGGTGCAGGACCAGTTGCAAGCCAGCGAAGAACCCGGCATCGACGACTGGCTCTTGGCGCTCGAGAGCATGGTCGCGGGCTCGAAGTACTTCAGCGAGGACGAGCAGCGCAGGCTCAAGACGCAGCGCGATGGTTTCACTGACGCAGTGGCGCCCGAGCGCGCGGAGTTGTCGGCGTGGCTGCAACGCCTGGTGGCGGCCGGCGTTTCACCCGAGGACCCGGAGGCACAGGCCCTGGCGCAACGTTGGATAGAACGGTTGCTCGAAGAAGCCGGTGGTGACGAAGGTCTGCTGATGAAGCTCTACACCATGCACTGGAACGAGCCATCGCTTCACGCGCTGACAGGGGTGGACCGCGCCGGCATCCGGTACATCTCGCACGCGATGGCCTTCGCGCGCCTCCAGCTCTACGCGCCTTACTGCAGTTCGGGCGACATGGCCACGTTGCGCCAGCACTACGTTGCGCAGACCGATGCATGGCCGCCGCTCATTGCCGAGGTTCGGCAACAGATGTTGGCGAGCGCTCCCACCGATGGTGCGGCCATGCGCGCGCTGGCGCTGCGTTGGCAGGCGCTCTCGCTCGCCAAGGCCGGCGGCGATGCCGCGTTGCACGCGAAGCTGCAACGCGCGTTCCACCACGATGCGGCTCTGCGGGCTGGCTCGGGCATCGACGAGACATTGGCCGCCTATGTCGGGCAAGCCATCGCGCACCTGGACAGCGCATCGACCTCCTGAATGAATCCGAAAGGCCTCCACGTGAACGCACAAACGCAGACGAACCCTCACTTTTTCACCGGCAACTACGCGCCGCTCACCGACGAGCACGACATCGCGGCGCTCCACATCGAAGGCACGCTGCCACCCGAGCTGTCGGGCAGCCTTTACCGGGTCGGCCCGAGCCCGCAGTACGCACCGCGCGACGACAGCTACCACTGGTTCTCCGGCGACGGGATGGTGCATGCCTTCCACATCGTCAAGGGCAAGGTGTCGTACAGCAACCGCTGGGCGCGCACGCCGAAATGGCAACTGGAACATGAAGCCGGACGCGCGCTCTTCGGCACCTTCGGCAACCCCGCCACCAGCGACCCGCTGGCGCAGGGCCGAAACGGTGGCACGGCCAACACAAGCATGCTGTGGCATGGCGACCGGCTGTTCGCTCTCGAAGAGTCGCATCAGCCCTTCGAGCTCGACGCCTATACACTGGCTTCCAAAGGACATCAGAGCTTCGGCGACTGCGTGACCTCGCGCTGCACCGCGCACCCGAAGATTGACCCCGAGAGCGGCGAACTGCATTTCTTCGCGTACTCGCCCGACGGCCCCTGTTCGCCAACCATGCTCTATGGCGTGATGGACAAACACTGCGAGGTCACGCGGCTCGAGTCGTTCAAAGCGCCGTATGCCAGCATGGCGCACGACTTCATGGTGACGCGCGGGCATGTGCTCTTTCCGGTCACGCCGCTGACGCTCAGCGTGGAACGTGCGATGCGCGGCAAGCCACTGCTGGCCTGGGAGGCCGGCCTGCGGACCCATGTTGGCGTGATGCGTCGCGGTGGCACGACGGACACACTACGCTGGTTCCGCGCCGACGCCTGCCACGTGTTCCACGTGATGAATGCCTGGGACGACGGCGACACCATCGTGGCCTATGTGATGCAGTCGGAAACGGCGCCCGGCCTGCCCGATGCCGAAGGCCGGCCTGGTGACCCCGATGCCATGGCCGCGCACCTGTGCCGCTGGACCTTCGACTTGAGTGGTGCGGACACCGGGTTCCGCCGTGAGTACCTCGACGACCTGGTGGCCGAGTTTCCACGCATCGACGAGCGCTACACGGGCCGGCGCAACCGCTACGGCTTCTACACCTGTCATGCGACGTCGCGCGCAAGGGACGACTCGGAAAGCGTGCTCTACGACAGCCTCGCCCGTTTCGACTTTGATACCGGCGGGCGCAGCATGCACACGCTGCCGCATGGAGACGTGGTGTCCGAACCGGTGTTCGTGCCGCGCGCGACCGACGCGGCCGAGGGCGACGGCTGGCTGCTTGCCGTGGCCTGGCGTGAACAGGAAAGGCGCAGCGACTTGCTGGTGTTCGATGCGATGGACCTGGCGACGGGACCTGTTGCGGTCGCCCGTTTGCCGCACCGCGTGCCGTTCGGTTTTCATGGGACTTGGCGACCTGGCCTGTAACGAGCTAGTGCCTGGCCAGACGGCCAGTCGCTACGAAGCGAGACGGTCACATGAATGGCTGTTCTGGGGGCGGACGTACTTCGGCTTTGGGCCCCTTTGCGCGGACCGGTCGGGCGAGTTCCAGGCGAACCCGAAATATCGGGGCGAGCCCTGAGCCTCGGCGCTACAGCCGGACGCGACCATCAGCGGACCTTCGCGAGGCGTGGCTGACCGTCCGCTTGCGACGGGATAGCTGCCACAGCGTTGTCATCAAAACGAGGTTCGCGTCGGGCCATAGGGCGTGTTCGCGGCCAAGGCAGGAGGCCGCAACCGCGTGTGCTGGGCGACCCAGCCGGCGCCCGCGTGAGCAGGCAAGGCCGCTCGCCGTTCACGTCAACCGGATTGGAAGACCCGCTCGATGACCTTCACCTGGGCGCCCAGCGCTTCGAAGCGGCGGACAAGATCATCCTTCCGAGTGACGCTGACGTTTTCGTGCATCAGCTGCAAGGGCAGCTGATGCTTGAGCTTCAGCAGGCTTGCGCCCGACAACCGGCTGTAGTGCGGATGCGTCTTGAGCGCGGTCAATACCTGCAAGGGCTGATCGCCCAGGTCCACCAGATGAACCGTGTAGAAGACCGTCGGCGAAACCTCGTCCGACGGAGGCGGCACATACACCTCGATGCGCTCCATCAGCACCTGCAGACTCGGGAACAGCGGCCGGGGCGACCAGCGTCCGCTTCCGTGCCAGTCCCACAGCACCGGCACTTCGGGCCGGCCGATGTCGCCGATCAACGGGTCGCCGCCGGCGTTTTGCAGAACCACCCAGTGCGCCTGCCACTGGCCCGTGTCCACGGCGTCGCTCCACACCAAATGCTCCGGCGTACTCGCTTTCTGGTTCAGGATGAAGCGGTAGCCTTCCATTTCCGCCAGCAGGCCGGGCACATCGACGGCGCCCGAGCCGGTGAGCACGCCACTCGCGTTCTCGCGCCAGTTCGGGTCTTCCAGCACAAGACATTGGGTTCCCATGCGGCGGCACCAGGCGAACCAGTCCTGGATGGGCGGGGGCAAGGGCGGCAGGGCGAACTGCGCTGCCAGTGAGGCCTGGATGGCTGCCCGGCTGGGCCAGTTGTCGCGTGTCAGTGCCATGGGATGTTCGAAGCCTTCGCAGTTCGCCTGCGCGCACTCCAGTGCGCGGCGACGCCATGCATCTTCCTTCTTGAATTCTGCCCGAGCAATGTGCGAGCGACGACTCCGTGCTCAGCGCGCGGCGCGTGCCGGGCGCAGCTGGGGCTCCAGCAGGCCCGGCGTCGTGTCTTGCGCGTCGTGCAACTGGCCATGGAGGTCGTGCTGAACCAGCAGTTGCCGGGCTCGCTGCCAAGCCGACAGGCGTGCAGGCGGCACGGAGATGTAGGACGCCAGGGCAAACAGCGACGAATGCTCCTGGTCTGCCGGCGCTTCGCGCCGATGCTGCATCCGCCGCAGCGGTGCGATCGCCAGCATCGAGGCGAGGATCGCGCCGATGACGATGGCGTACAGGCCCAGCAGATGCAGGACCTCGGGTTGCGAGCGTGCGCCGAGCACATAGGGCCAGGCGTACCAGATGGCGCAGAACCAGATCCCGACGTTGACCGCCGGGCGCACGACGCGCAGCCACAGGTACATGGCGAGGGTTCGCTGGGGCGACCGGCCGGTGCCGAACGCGCGCAGCGGAATGCGCGCGGCGTCGATGATCGGTTCCTCTCCCGCGGGCTGGCCCCAGGAGCGGCGCCGCACGGGCGGAGTGGTATCGGTATCGGTGGCTTGAAGGGGAAGGTTGGATTCAGGGTGCATTGGAAATTCCTCGGTCAGGGCTTGTCCACACCGCGCGCTTGCCGCGACGGCGTAGAAGGGCTTTGGGCAAGGCGACCACGGTGGCCGCCATGGTGATGGTCCAGAAGGCGATCGGGTACCAGATCGTTCCGACGAAATAGCGCATCAGGTCTCGGTCGTAGCGACGGTCGATCCACAGGCTCAGCAGCATCTGCAGGATGCAGGTCATGGCGAGCAAGGTGCCTTGCCAGTGCGGCAGCAGGGCCGAATGCCACGGCGACGCTGCCGGCAGGAAGGGCCGCAGAAAGCCGATGATCAGCACGAGCGCCATGGCATAGGCCCATAGCACGCTGGTCATGTACTCCGCGTAGATCAGCCACATCCGCCAGTGCCGCGGCCGCAGGATGCGCGTGGTGTAGCGCAGCATCGTCTGAATGCCACCGAGGGCCCAGCGCTCGCGCTGCCTCCAGAGGCCCCTGAGCGTCTCGGGCATCAGGATCCAGCACAGCGCGCGGGGCTCGAAGCGCAGCTGCCAGCCGCCGAGCTGGAGCTTCCAGCTCATGTCGATATCCTCGGTCATCACGTCGGGGCTCCAGAAGCCCACGTCGATCACGGCGCGGCGGCGGAACATCGCAATCACGCCCGAGACGGTGAACAAGGTGCCCACCAGCTGCTGCGAGCGCTTGATGAGGCCGATGATCGAAGAGAACTCGCCGACCTGCATGCGTCCGAGCAGCGAGGTTCGGGTGCGGATGCGCGGATTGCCGGTCACCGCGCCGATGCGCTCGGAGTTCAACATCGGCTTGAGCATCCACGCGATGGCATCAGCATCCACCAGCGCGTCGCCATCGATGCCAAGGAGGTACTCGCCGCGCGCGAGCTGGCACGCGGTGTTCAGACCCACGGCCTTGCCCTGGTTGCTTGCGTTGTGGATCACGCGCAGCCGGCTGTACTCCATCGTCATGGCGTCGAGCAGCTCGCCGGTGCCGTCGGTGCTGCCGTCGTTGACGGCGATCACCTCGAAGTTCGGATAGCGCGTACGCATCAGCTGCTCGATCACCTCGCGCAGGTGCGGCGCCTCGTTGAAGCAGGGCACCACCACGGTGACCAGGGGCAGCGACGGAAGCGTCCCGAGCGGATCGATGTCCACGTCCCGCTGGCGCTCGAAGAACCAGGCGTGCGACAGGCCACCTGCCATCCACACATACGCCATGAAGAAGGGGTAGTAGAAGACGAAGCCGAACAGCAGCGATGGCAGCGCCTGCGAAAGGGCCTGGAGGGTGTTCATGGCGAGCGGCTTTCCGGCGCAGCGGCGGCTGCAGGTGTCGTTGCGGGGATCGGCAGCGCGCGCCAAAGCAGGTTGCGCACCGAGATCGCGCGGCGCACGACCTCCAGCGAAGGCTGGTTGTGGAGGAAGTCGTCGGGGTAGTACCCCAGGTGCCGCACGCCCATGCGATGCAGCAGTTCCCATTGGCGCGCCAGTTCGTCGTCGGCCACCGGTTTGCCGGTGCGCCAGTCGCGTGCCTGCAGTTCGAAGACGGTGCCGTCCAGGCCGCGCGGTGTGCCGGCCACGCGGCGCGCAAGACGCGCAAGCCAGGCTTGCGCATCGTCCTCGCGCTCCATGCGGGGCATGGCCATCAATGCCACGTAGTCGTAGGCGGCGAGCGAAGCCTCGTAGCTCTGCGCGAACCATTGCTCCGCCGCCGGGTCGAGCACCGGCCGCGCATAGAGGTTGCGCGCGGTTTCGAGGCCCGCCCGCCAGGCACCTGTGCGCGCGGCGAGCTCCTTGGTGAATTCCGTCAGGTACCGCGTCTTGGCGCCGGTCCAGCGCGCCATCAACGCCGGGTCGGCCCTGATGGCAGCCACGTCGGCCGGCAGGCCCCAGCGGCCATACGCGGCGAGGGCAAGTGGGCTTGCGTCCTCGTCGTCCGCGAGCGTGGCGTCGTCGTGGAACAGCAGGCCCTCGAAGAAGGCGTGACGGCCCAGGTCTTCATAGATGTCGCCGACAAGCGCGCGCACTGCCGGGTCGAAGGGCGACAGCCGGTGATAGCGGTCCGCGGGTGTGCCGCCGTCCGCGGTACGCACCGTATGCGTCGCCAACGGGTTGGACGCCGGCAGGCGAAACGCCATGACCGGCATCCATGCGTAGACCTTCACGCCGGTGCGGCTGCGCAGCTGCCAGGCCGCGCGCCCGAAGAGGTCGGAGCGCATCGGCAGCTGGCGGTTCGGAAAGTAGAGCGCATCGGCAACGCCGTCACCGTCGGAATCGGCGTAGGCCTGCAGGAACACGGAGCGCGGCCTTACCGCCGCCACGCGTTCGATCAATGCCGAGAGGTTGCGTTCCTGCTGCGCCGGATCGGGGTCGTAGACGTAGTCCAGATCCACATGCATGACCCGGTTGACTGGCCGCAGTTCGCCGCCGACCGGGCTGCGCAGCAGCCGGGCGTACTCGGTTGCTTCGTTGTCGTAGGCCACCAGCGCGCGGCGAATCCGGGAGAGGGGCACCGAGGGGTCGTTCGGCCCGTCGTCCAGCGTGAAGGTGATCGGCAATCCCGCGCGCCCGGCGGCCTTCAGCGAAGCGGCGTTGTAGGCGCCATAGGGCCACACCATTGCGCGCACCTTGGCGCCGGTGCGTGCTTCGATGATCTCGCGGCTGCGGCGCAGGTCGGACTCGACGCGCTGCATGTAGGCCGCGTCGTCCTCGTAGCGGCCCAGGGCCGGGTCGTAGCGGTGGGTGGCGGCCGACGGCAGCATGTTGCCTTGCGGATTGGCCCGCACCCCGGTATGCAGGGCATCGCTGTGGCTCGCCAGCTCGACCAGGCCGGAGCGCGCCATTTCGGCGGCTTCGCTCCAGCGCAGGAAGTCGCCGCGGGGCACGGGCTTGTCGCCGTAAGCGACGTTGCCGCCTTCCGGCACCTCAAGCCAGCTCGTCACCAACGCCAGCAGCGCCGGGTACTTGAAGCGCTGCAGCAGCGGGAAGACCTTGGTGTAGGCGCTGCGATAGCCGTCGTCGAAGGTCAGCAGCACGGGTCTTGAAGGCAGGGGCTTGCCGCCGGCGCGCGCGTCGATCACCTGCTGCAGGCTGACCGGGTGGTAGTCGTTGTGCTGAAGCCAGGCGAACACCTCGGCCAGCGTGCGCTCGTCGATGGCGGTTTCGTCGGGTGAATTCTCGAAGCTCGCCCGCACGTTGCCCCGCACGTCGTGAAAGGAGAGCACGCGAAAACTCACGCCGTCGTCGGCATCGGGAGGCGGCAGCGGCTGCGCGGGGCTGGCGGATGCAAGACCCAACAACAGCCAGGCAACGGCAACGCGCAGGAGAGGGAAGAGGTGGGTTCGCATCACGGCAGGGGCATCGAAAGATTCATGAAGACGCTGCGCTGTCGTTCGCGCACACCGTCGTAGGAGTGGCTGGAAATGCCCAGCCCGTATCGCAGGGTCAACTTCGGGCCCAGGTTCCATTTGTGTTCGTAGCGCAGGCTCCACAGCGGGCCGGCGCCGAAGCCGGCCTGGTGATAGCGGCCGGCGCCGACCTCGATGGCCTGGAAGAACTGCCGGTCGTCGCTTTTCCAGTTGAGCCATTGCGCGCGCACCGTCAGTTGCGCGCTGGCGTCGCTCGACGGGCTGAAGTACGGCACCTCCTGTTGCCGGCTGCGGCTGGTCTCGGCGCCGAGCCGTGTTTCGAGCTGGAAGCGCGGTGTGCTCACCCAGCGTTCGCGCCAGGTGAAGTCGAGGCCGTTGCGCAGATTTCCGTCGCTGAAATCGAGCCGCCGCCATTGCAGATCGAAGTGGCGGGCCTCGTTCACGACATGGCTCACGGCGACGCCGGTTTCGCGCGCGCCGATGCCGGCGACGCGGGCCTTCCATGGCAGATCCTTGCTGTCGCCATCGAAGTTGGCCGAGAGCCGCCATGCGTCTGCGGCGCGGTAGTCGACGCGCCCGGCCACGCTGGTTCGGTACGGCCCGGTGTTCGAACGCTGCACGGCGCTCTCGGTCAGCCAGCGCCCGCGCTGCCAGCTCAGGCCGATGCCGCTGCGCGCCCAGCGGGCATTGCCGAGAGAGGTGTCCCCGCGCCCCAGCGATTGGTCGTAGAAGATGCGCCATTCGTCGTCGAGCAGCCCCGAACTGAGCCGACTGTCGACGCGCCATTCACGGTCTGCAATGGCGCCGCCGCCTGTCGATCCTTCGGCATCGACATCGAGCCGTGGACCCGTGGTGGCGCGGCGCGTGCGGCCCAGCTCGCGCACCTGGGCCGTGTCGGAGGCATCCGCTTCGAGCGACTCGGCGCGCCGGCGGGCCTCGGCGAACTCGCCCGCGTCGAGCAGCGCTTCGACGTGGCCGGCACGCGCGCCGATGTCGTGGGGTTGATCGGCGGCGAGCGCGTCGAAGCGCGCGAGCGCTGCTTCAGGATGGTCGCGCAGCCGTTCGGCGATGCCCGCACCGGCGGCAAATTCGGCATTGAGCGGCGCTTCGCCGGTCAGCAGCGCGAAACGCCGCTGTGCGAGCGCGTGCCGGTCGCCGTAGAGCAGCAACATGCCGCGCATGCCGTTCATGTCCGTGTACTGGTCGTTGGGCCGTCCGGCTTCGGGCGCGAGCCGCATCAGGGCCGGCGTGGCGGATTCGATTCGCGTCAGCAGCGCTTCGGCTTCTTCGAAGCGGCCGGTGTCGAGGTAGGCGTAGGCCAGCCCCAGGTAGATCGGGTCGGGCACGGGCAGGTTCGCGTCTCCCATCGCGACAGCCGCTTCGTACAACGGCACGGCCTCGGCAGAGCGGCGTTCTTCCGCGAACGCGCGGCCTGCGGCACCGAATGCGTATGACGGCAGGGCCGCCCCATTGGCGCGCAGCATCTCGTACAGCGCAATCGCATCGGCAGCGCGGCCTCGCTCGACCAGTGCCAGGAGGCGATCGCACTGCAGGCGCAGGCGAAGCGAACGCCATGCGTCGGCGTCGGCAGGCTCGGCGCGCAGCGCCGATGCCTCGAGCCGGGCCAGCGCGGCTTCCTGCTGCGCCAACACACGATCAAGCGCGACCACCCGCGAGGCGCCGATCAGTTCGTCGCGTTCGCGCACAGCCCAGCGCAATTGCTGGGCCAGCGCCTGTTGCTGCAGCGTGGACAACGCCAGTGCGGAGAAAGTGCCAGGGTGCGCGCGCTCCGCCATTTCGGCTTCCTGGAAGGCGGCCGATGCCGCACCGCTCGACGCCAGCAGAAGTTCGGCCTCGCGTTGCGCATCGCGTCTTGCGGGCTGCAGCATGGCGACCTGTCTGTATGCGGAGATCGCCTGGAGCGCATGGCCTTCGACACGCGACAAGGTCGCACTCAACTCGAGCAACGCCACCCGATCGGCGGTTTCCGTCGGCGCGGGTTCGGCAAGCGCCCGGTACATCTCCCGCGCACCGGCGGTGTCGCCGCTGTCGAGCCGCCAGAATCCTTCATGAATGCGCGCGTCCCGCGCCGCGGGCAGGCGCGCCCGCCAGACGGCAATGGTCTCGCCTTGCAGCACAAGGTCCTGCGTGCGACGCGCTGCCACGGCGAGCGGACCGAGCGCGTAGTCGCGCAATCTCGCTGGCGACCGCTCGCGGCCAAGCGCCGTCGCTTCGGCGAATTGGCCGTCGTCGACCGCGATCGAGATCGCATCGGAAACCGCGCGTTGGCGCGCGGCATCGTCGAGCGGCATCGCGAGCCAGGCTTTCAATTGCTTCAGCGCCTGTGCCGCCGTGATGCGGCCGGCACGTTGTTCGGCAATCAGCGCGTCGTGTTGCTGCGAGTCATGGGACACCACGCGGCGCTCGGCCGCGGCCGGCGGGCGCGTGACGCCTGGATCGGCCGCCGCCGCCGAAGCGCCGAACGCCAGCACGCAAACTATGGGTGGTAGGCCCCGCACCGCCTGTGCGAGGTAATGAGGCAACGAGTTGGGCTGCGCCGAATTGCGCGCGGCCACGACTCTGCCTCCATCGATCTTGTGGATTGGCACTCTGCTCCCTTGGATGGCACTTCTGCGTGGCTGATGGCCGGGGCAGAAGCGAACATTCCGGCACCAACATGCCTACCGAAAAGTTCGTAAGATCGGACTCTAGGGCGTTTTGTTAACAAAAGGCCCAATTCAGTTAAAGATGTTGCCGGAGCGTGAACAGGTGCGCGAAACGGCAGCGCGTAGGACAGCCCGCTCGGGCAATGACTTATGAATAAGTAATCTCGTGAGGATGAAATGGAACTCCCCGCTCCATTCCCACAAGCTTGACCCTGACGCAGTCCCCGCTCATGCCAGTGATGATTCCGCTGACGCCGCGTATTTCGACCAAGCCGCCGCGGCGTGCGGGTACGGAAAATTTCTGCCGGATGCAAGCGAGCATGTCGTTCTTCTTAAGGGCCATGAGTGTCTAGGTGAGCGAAAAAAACCCAGCAAGCAGCTGGGTGCAAGTCTCGGTGCGGTGGTGCACCC is a genomic window of Variovorax sp. V213 containing:
- a CDS encoding TetR/AcrR family transcriptional regulator, with translation MSTTTYESPLRAEQMEQTRLRILEATADVLADEEVNEVTVPLVAVRARVSVRTVYRHFPTKEALFDEFGEWAEEHLRVVLLSYPDTLEGVREMAPALYRMYDERAPLIRALLSKRGQEIRARTRRRRLATFEKAMREVTDGLGPAERQRALGVIYLLVSAPAWQAMRDQWGLEGQEAGKAAAWAVRVLTDELRRNPASMKEVGNDDTRR
- a CDS encoding MerR family transcriptional regulator yields the protein MFLRIGELARRTGLTVRALRHYDDIALLVPSKRSSSGYRLYGRKDVARLYRIQALRRLDLSLTDIQGLLDNAAGGVSEIVARQVAQLDREILQASALRTHLLTVQDQLQASEEPGIDDWLLALESMVAGSKYFSEDEQRRLKTQRDGFTDAVAPERAELSAWLQRLVAAGVSPEDPEAQALAQRWIERLLEEAGGDEGLLMKLYTMHWNEPSLHALTGVDRAGIRYISHAMAFARLQLYAPYCSSGDMATLRQHYVAQTDAWPPLIAEVRQQMLASAPTDGAAMRALALRWQALSLAKAGGDAALHAKLQRAFHHDAALRAGSGIDETLAAYVGQAIAHLDSASTS
- a CDS encoding carotenoid oxygenase family protein; amino-acid sequence: MNAQTQTNPHFFTGNYAPLTDEHDIAALHIEGTLPPELSGSLYRVGPSPQYAPRDDSYHWFSGDGMVHAFHIVKGKVSYSNRWARTPKWQLEHEAGRALFGTFGNPATSDPLAQGRNGGTANTSMLWHGDRLFALEESHQPFELDAYTLASKGHQSFGDCVTSRCTAHPKIDPESGELHFFAYSPDGPCSPTMLYGVMDKHCEVTRLESFKAPYASMAHDFMVTRGHVLFPVTPLTLSVERAMRGKPLLAWEAGLRTHVGVMRRGGTTDTLRWFRADACHVFHVMNAWDDGDTIVAYVMQSETAPGLPDAEGRPGDPDAMAAHLCRWTFDLSGADTGFRREYLDDLVAEFPRIDERYTGRRNRYGFYTCHATSRARDDSESVLYDSLARFDFDTGGRSMHTLPHGDVVSEPVFVPRATDAAEGDGWLLAVAWREQERRSDLLVFDAMDLATGPVAVARLPHRVPFGFHGTWRPGL
- a CDS encoding PgaD family protein gives rise to the protein MHPESNLPLQATDTDTTPPVRRRSWGQPAGEEPIIDAARIPLRAFGTGRSPQRTLAMYLWLRVVRPAVNVGIWFCAIWYAWPYVLGARSQPEVLHLLGLYAIVIGAILASMLAIAPLRRMQHRREAPADQEHSSLFALASYISVPPARLSAWQRARQLLVQHDLHGQLHDAQDTTPGLLEPQLRPARAAR
- the pgaC gene encoding poly-beta-1,6-N-acetyl-D-glucosamine synthase — translated: MNTLQALSQALPSLLFGFVFYYPFFMAYVWMAGGLSHAWFFERQRDVDIDPLGTLPSLPLVTVVVPCFNEAPHLREVIEQLMRTRYPNFEVIAVNDGSTDGTGELLDAMTMEYSRLRVIHNASNQGKAVGLNTACQLARGEYLLGIDGDALVDADAIAWMLKPMLNSERIGAVTGNPRIRTRTSLLGRMQVGEFSSIIGLIKRSQQLVGTLFTVSGVIAMFRRRAVIDVGFWSPDVMTEDIDMSWKLQLGGWQLRFEPRALCWILMPETLRGLWRQRERWALGGIQTMLRYTTRILRPRHWRMWLIYAEYMTSVLWAYAMALVLIIGFLRPFLPAASPWHSALLPHWQGTLLAMTCILQMLLSLWIDRRYDRDLMRYFVGTIWYPIAFWTITMAATVVALPKALLRRRGKRAVWTSPDRGISNAP
- the pgaB gene encoding poly-beta-1,6-N-acetyl-D-glucosamine N-deacetylase PgaB; its protein translation is MRTHLFPLLRVAVAWLLLGLASASPAQPLPPPDADDGVSFRVLSFHDVRGNVRASFENSPDETAIDERTLAEVFAWLQHNDYHPVSLQQVIDARAGGKPLPSRPVLLTFDDGYRSAYTKVFPLLQRFKYPALLALVTSWLEVPEGGNVAYGDKPVPRGDFLRWSEAAEMARSGLVELASHSDALHTGVRANPQGNMLPSAATHRYDPALGRYEDDAAYMQRVESDLRRSREIIEARTGAKVRAMVWPYGAYNAASLKAAGRAGLPITFTLDDGPNDPSVPLSRIRRALVAYDNEATEYARLLRSPVGGELRPVNRVMHVDLDYVYDPDPAQQERNLSALIERVAAVRPRSVFLQAYADSDGDGVADALYFPNRQLPMRSDLFGRAAWQLRSRTGVKVYAWMPVMAFRLPASNPLATHTVRTADGGTPADRYHRLSPFDPAVRALVGDIYEDLGRHAFFEGLLFHDDATLADDEDASPLALAAYGRWGLPADVAAIRADPALMARWTGAKTRYLTEFTKELAARTGAWRAGLETARNLYARPVLDPAAEQWFAQSYEASLAAYDYVALMAMPRMEREDDAQAWLARLARRVAGTPRGLDGTVFELQARDWRTGKPVADDELARQWELLHRMGVRHLGYYPDDFLHNQPSLEVVRRAISVRNLLWRALPIPATTPAAAAAPESRSP